AACCACCCGGTCTGCGCCGAACTCCCTAATGAGTCCGTCGGTCACGCGATAGACACCGCCCAGCGGCCCGATGTCTTCGCCCATGAGCAAGGACTTGGGGTTGTTGGTGAGCGACGCCCGAAGGCCTTCGTTGATGGCCTTGGCTATGGTCATGGTGGTCATCAGTTGCCTGTCCCCTCTTCCTCGTCGCCTTCGAATCCGGCGGAGTATTCCTCGAACCAGGCAAGTTCCTCGGCCACCAGCGGGTGCGGTTCGGCATAGACCCCGGCGAACGACTCACGGAAGTTCGGGCCCCGCAAATTTTGGGTGGTGCTACGGACATGGGCAGCGAGTTTGTCGCCGTCGGCCCTGACTTGCTCAAAGAAAGCTTCGTCGGCCAGGCCCTCGTTGCGGAGGTACTTCTCCAAGCGATCCAAGGGATCCTTGCCCCGCCACGCGGTTTCTTCGGCGGATTCACGGTACTTGGTGGGGTCGTCCGCCGTGGTGTGGGCACCAACACGATAGGTATATGCCTCAATGAGCACCGGACCGCGGCCTTCGCGTGCGTGTTCAAGCGCCCACTCAGTGACCGCATGGACGGCGATGACGTCGTTGCCGTCCACCCGGATACCCGGGAAGCCGTACCCCTTGGCCCTGTTGAACAGCGGAACCTTCGTCTGGACTTCGGTGGGGACTGAGATGGCCCAGTGGTTGTTCTGGCAGAAGAACACCACGGGAGCGTTGTAGGACGCCGCGAACACCATGGATTCGTGGACGTCGCCTTCGGAGCTGGCACCATCGCCGAAGTAGGCCACGACCGCAGCCTTCGGATCGTTGGAACCATTGGCTTCCGCGAGCTTCTGGTCCCGCTGGATTCCCATGGCATAACCAACGGAATGCAGGGTCTGCGCCGCAAGCACGAGGGTGTAGAGATGGAAGTTGTTCTCGGTCGGATCCCAGCCACCATTGGAAATTCCGCGGAACAGCTTCAGGAGTTCCGCCAAGTCCACATCGCGGGTCAATGCAACGCCATGTTCCCGGTATGTGGGGAAAATGTAATCCTGCCGTTGAGTGGCGCGTCCGGAACCGATCTGGGCTGCCTCCTGGCCGGTGAGGGGAACCCAAAGCGCCAGCTCGCCCTGGCGCTGAAGGGCTGTGGCCTCCTGGT
This genomic interval from Arthrobacter sp. FW306-2-2C-D06B contains the following:
- the pdhA gene encoding pyruvate dehydrogenase (acetyl-transferring) E1 component subunit alpha gives rise to the protein MGATELPTPGINGTGLGQQSPAGGASGDPAAEMIQLLGPDGKLGTDPVFSDYAKRLDPEQLRGFYADMAKVRRFDQEATALQRQGELALWVPLTGQEAAQIGSGRATQRQDYIFPTYREHGVALTRDVDLAELLKLFRGISNGGWDPTENNFHLYTLVLAAQTLHSVGYAMGIQRDQKLAEANGSNDPKAAVVAYFGDGASSEGDVHESMVFAASYNAPVVFFCQNNHWAISVPTEVQTKVPLFNRAKGYGFPGIRVDGNDVIAVHAVTEWALEHAREGRGPVLIEAYTYRVGAHTTADDPTKYRESAEETAWRGKDPLDRLEKYLRNEGLADEAFFEQVRADGDKLAAHVRSTTQNLRGPNFRESFAGVYAEPHPLVAEELAWFEEYSAGFEGDEEEGTGN